In Thermococcus zilligii AN1, a genomic segment contains:
- a CDS encoding NAD(P)/FAD-dependent oxidoreductase: MVSGDGSGKVYDVVIIGAGPAGLFAAYELTERSDFRILVIDEGGDVDQRKCPMYELGHCIGCQPCHIMSGVGGAGGLSDGTINLRPDIGGDLREFTNDENYAWQLVWEVDQIFLKHKAPGNLFKGDPEQVRYWERRAAQAGVKFIPIIQRHIGSDRTPEVIGDIKRHLESKDVEFLLWAKALEFGQGWVKVKRGKDIFEIKARYIIVAPGRGGAEWFHDVAQRIGMKARHGPIDVGVRVEVPAIVMEPITSINHDPKFHIYTDTYDDFVRTFCTNPYGFVVEERYDGYVGVNGHSMHGKKSNNTNFAFLSRIELTEPVEDTTAYGRSIAQLATTIGGGRPILQRLGDLRRGRRSTWARIKRSDVEPTLKHVTPGDIAMALPHRVVTNIIEGLEKLERVLPGVASDHTLLYAPEIKYYAMKVDVDENLETSIEGIFAAGDGAGLSRDIVNAAATGLLAARGILKKEGLYTEKDFRKPGNWREAIENLS; this comes from the coding sequence ATGGTTTCCGGGGACGGAAGTGGAAAGGTCTACGACGTTGTGATTATCGGAGCCGGCCCGGCGGGGCTTTTCGCGGCCTATGAACTAACAGAAAGGAGCGATTTCAGAATTTTAGTCATCGACGAGGGCGGAGACGTCGACCAGAGGAAGTGCCCGATGTACGAGCTCGGCCACTGCATAGGTTGCCAGCCCTGCCACATAATGAGCGGCGTGGGAGGAGCTGGCGGGCTGAGCGACGGGACGATAAACCTCCGCCCGGACATCGGGGGCGATTTAAGGGAGTTCACCAACGACGAGAACTACGCCTGGCAACTCGTCTGGGAAGTGGACCAGATTTTTCTGAAGCATAAAGCACCAGGGAACCTCTTCAAGGGAGACCCCGAGCAGGTTCGCTACTGGGAGCGGAGGGCTGCTCAAGCTGGGGTGAAGTTCATCCCCATAATCCAGCGGCACATCGGCTCGGACAGGACGCCTGAAGTAATAGGTGACATAAAGAGGCACCTCGAAAGCAAAGACGTTGAGTTCCTCCTCTGGGCCAAGGCTTTGGAGTTCGGCCAGGGATGGGTCAAAGTCAAGCGCGGAAAGGACATCTTTGAGATAAAGGCTCGCTACATAATCGTCGCACCCGGAAGGGGTGGGGCGGAGTGGTTCCACGACGTCGCCCAGAGGATAGGCATGAAAGCCAGACACGGGCCCATCGACGTCGGCGTCCGCGTCGAGGTTCCGGCAATAGTGATGGAGCCCATAACGAGCATAAACCACGACCCCAAGTTCCACATATACACCGACACCTACGACGACTTCGTAAGAACCTTCTGCACCAACCCGTACGGTTTCGTTGTTGAGGAGCGCTACGACGGCTACGTCGGGGTAAATGGCCACTCCATGCATGGGAAGAAGAGCAACAACACCAACTTCGCCTTCCTGAGCAGGATAGAGCTGACCGAGCCAGTTGAAGATACGACCGCCTACGGGAGGAGCATAGCCCAGCTGGCAACGACCATAGGCGGGGGGAGGCCGATACTCCAGAGACTCGGCGACCTGAGAAGAGGAAGGAGGAGCACGTGGGCGAGGATAAAGAGGAGCGACGTCGAGCCAACCCTGAAGCACGTGACACCGGGGGATATAGCTATGGCCCTGCCCCACAGGGTCGTTACCAACATCATAGAGGGCCTTGAGAAGCTTGAAAGGGTTCTTCCGGGGGTTGCGAGCGACCACACCCTTCTGTATGCCCCCGAGATAAAGTACTACGCGATGAAGGTTGACGTAGATGAGAACCTCGAGACGAGCATTGAGGGCATCTTTGCGGCCGGGGATGGCGCCGGGCTTAGCAGGGACATAGTTAACGCCGCCGCGACCGGCCTCCTGGCTGCGAGGGGAATACTCAAGAAGGAAGGCCTGTACACCGAGAAGGACTTCAGAAAGCCCGGGAACTGGAGGGAGGCCATTGAAAACCTCAGTTAA